Proteins from a single region of Novosphingobium sp. CECT 9465:
- a CDS encoding helicase yields MPLVLTGNTAQVYNLVLSDTIEGRIFLLLDDKLTEIARTLGKVDDHGNAAEDLRAQILGQLSERLNYDRVYQEALSDPTLQRTTVELEAALSNAREAREVVFDLFQDLDGFSLDEYQPFSDVSTGMGRIVQFMSSSLPDRHQRLAKVDDQTYDLTSADGSRKARFTLDRDVATSQEGIELLGLDHPLVQEELGRWRGLEPEQLGLSVSSDDLSPTLLSFWIVESAVANGERRTTIQTIAVQPDGTRMPAVERQSGQYLNAPLAKPFLTAEERVEFFGNVVEPTLQRELKHKGLATGDFSYSAELIGYVEISGGQFQRS; encoded by the coding sequence GTGCCATTGGTGCTGACGGGGAACACTGCCCAAGTCTATAATCTCGTTCTTTCCGACACGATCGAGGGGCGGATATTCCTGCTCCTGGACGACAAGCTCACCGAGATCGCCCGGACACTGGGCAAGGTCGACGATCATGGGAATGCCGCTGAGGATCTCCGGGCCCAGATTTTGGGACAGCTATCCGAACGGTTGAACTACGACCGCGTCTATCAAGAGGCGCTCTCCGACCCCACCCTGCAGCGAACCACCGTCGAGCTCGAGGCCGCGCTATCCAATGCCCGAGAGGCTCGGGAAGTTGTGTTTGACCTTTTTCAGGACCTCGATGGATTCAGCCTGGATGAGTATCAGCCATTTTCCGACGTCTCGACCGGCATGGGGCGGATCGTCCAGTTCATGTCATCCTCTCTTCCCGACCGACACCAGCGGCTCGCAAAGGTGGATGATCAAACCTACGATCTGACGTCCGCTGATGGGTCACGCAAGGCGCGTTTCACGCTCGATCGCGATGTCGCCACGAGCCAAGAAGGTATCGAATTGCTCGGCTTAGACCACCCGTTGGTTCAGGAAGAGCTGGGCCGGTGGAGGGGGCTGGAGCCAGAACAACTGGGTCTTTCCGTTTCCAGCGACGACCTGAGCCCGACACTCCTGTCCTTCTGGATTGTAGAATCTGCTGTCGCCAATGGTGAGCGGCGGACCACGATCCAAACCATTGCAGTGCAACCAGACGGCACACGGATGCCCGCTGTCGAAAGGCAGTCGGGTCAGTATCTGAACGCGCCGCTGGCCAAACCCTTCCTAACGGCTGAGGAAAGAGTGGAATTTTTCGGCAATGTGGTCGAGCCAACGCTCCAGCGAGAGCTCAAACACAAGGGATTGGCGACAGGCGATTTCAGCTATTCGGCAGAGCTGATCGGCTATGTGGAAATTTCAGGCGGGCAGTTCCAGCGCAGCTGA